The following are encoded together in the Astyanax mexicanus isolate ESR-SI-001 chromosome 8, AstMex3_surface, whole genome shotgun sequence genome:
- the LOC125803858 gene encoding uncharacterized protein LOC125803858 isoform X1, producing MSRKRCDNCFNIEAKRCKIRQESEYVPITSDHLTCECVSDTELTLNLQHDHFHQLNQSLDRLRNECNPSVIDAVNRLNESLALTPDLNNVTEQSVTTPQNVTQESNIDLFHNLNQSLDRLRNECNPSLLDAVNRLNESLALTPDRNNVTEQSVTTAQNVTQEPMVDLFHNLNQSLDRLRNEADNENQHSHTLSSGSNQAFSVTVHNNENVQDQIGYGVEGEIPQDIHVNRIDRFNTTEIRRPLNFSSLGNVESFDEFYNYVMEVFNQTVEVANGYIGPKDSVYVEIQGDSLNVSASVEVIDGVINPNDIVTMIEQSMQSKFEILSDETLQIVIRIVHPPRGGARVKFSQMFNSEIVRNKLKHLFDFQNKDNLCFALCVSKLLNPDLNDYQVEHIAKRLQADVGMSENDAVSFADISLFEKLLDCKIVVMYRDAVKKGYSFFQNSTIPHEKTLFLFLHENHYYGVKNLKAVLGTGYVCSHCYAGYNDENHHKCEYRCNVCQDNDCPKLPKNTVQCQDCLRLCRTPYCYEKHKVKDDSGKNLCETRFYCAQCNTVQHGRKGTSKHSCRANLCRQCGAKVNPEFEHECFITPLEKEKNNKKYIFYDFETNQESGNHIANFICCSTFKGKVWTAEGPDCVSAFFKRYRRKKYKGYTFLAHNARSYDSYILLNHLVREGINPDIIAQGGKILCFEDVEFRQRFIDSLSFLPMKLSAIPKAMGFKNEKKGYFPHFWNTLENQNYIGPYPAAKYYGVDTMMDKERQEFFEWYNTLSGKVFDLRKELADYCVNDVHILRKGCLAFREQIMSGTGVDPFKCITIASVCLKIFRTHFLTDNTLAIPPHDDYISRQKSFSNSAIQWLEYLSDRGKIPIRHALNEGEVQMGQYFLDGYFTDGHTQNAFEFLGCFFHGCDKCFPANARHPLSKIGQTFEDVKQHSLQKIKNLQNIYNMHVTTIWEHEWNEMKRTDQDVIAFLKRFDFPERLKPRQALFGGRTNALHLHYVAQPGERIDYYDFTSLYPYVNKTKNYPVGHPTIIFRDFEPLENYFGLFRIKILPPRGLWAPVLPYRVKNKLLFPLCRVCAELQQQQCCKHADEERALTGSWCSVEVMKALEKGYRVLKVFEIWHFPKQTHDLFAGYINRFLKTKQESSGYPSWVKDESDQKEYVKRYKENEGIELDPSRIEVNQAKRSVAKLALNSLWGKMCQRSDRINTCLISDPNQFLEFMFSDTYDVSHFSFPNRQMALVQWRYADTRFIKPSKANVFIGIFTTAYARLELYKLIDGLQQRCLYTDTDSVIFKSKDGDWMPPLGDYLGELTSELDHGDHIVEFVSSGPKSYGYRTRYGKTVMKVKGITLNYTNAKIVNLSSLIDLVDKSVKSPDCTDEIMTSNNQIVRDKRGFHLKNKSQTKRFRVVYDKRVLLPDSATIPYGY from the coding sequence ATGTCTAGGAAAAGGTGTgataattgttttaatattgaagcCAAGAGGTGTAAAATCAGACAGGAATCTGAATATGTCCCCATCACATCCGATCATTTAACTTGTGAATGTGTATCAGATACAGAACTTACACTCAACTTACAGCATGACCATTTCCATCAGTTAAACCAAAGTTTAGATAGACTTCGGAATGAATGTAATCCTTCAGTAATAGACGCTGTTAATCGGCTTAACGAAAGTTTAGCTTTAACGCCCGACCTCAATAATGTTACGGAACAGTCTGTAACAACGCCTCAAAATGTAACGCAAGAGTCAAACATAGATTTGTTTCACAATCTAAACCAAAGTTTAGATAGACTTCGGAATGAATGTAATCCTTCTCTATTAGACGCTGTTAATCGGCTTAACGAAAGTTTAGCTTTAACGCCCGATCGCAATAATGTTACGGAACAGTCTGTAACAACGGCTCAAAATGTAACGCAAGAGCCGATGGTTGATTTGTTTCACAATCTAAACCAAAGTTTAGATAGACTTCGGAATGAAGCGGATAATGAAAATCAACATTCACACACTTTGTCATCTGGGTCTAATCAAGCTTTCAGTGTAACAGTTCACAATAACGAGaatgtacaggatcagataggataTGGTGTAGAAGGTGAAATACCGCAGGATATACATGTAAACAGGATAGACAGATTCAACACCACAGAAATTAGACGGCCTCTAAACTTTTCCTCATTGGGAAACGTTGAATCTTTCGATGAATTTTACAACTATGTGATGGAAGTTTTTAACCAAACCGTCGAGGTAGCAAATGGTTATATTGGTCCGAAGGATTCAGTATATGTGGAAATTCAAGGAGATTCGCTCAACGTTTCAGCGAGCGTTGAAGTAATCGACGGAGTCATAAACCCTAATGATATTGTAACAATGATTGAACAAAGCATGCAGAGCAAATTTGAAATTCTTTCCGACGAAACTCTACAAATTGTGATTCGAATTGTACACCCGCCGCGCGGAGGCGCGCGCGTTAAGTTCTCACAAATGTTCAATTCAGAAATTGTTCGGAACAAATTGAAACATCTGTTTGATTTTCAAAATAAAGACAACCTCTGTTTCGCCCTATGTGTTTCCAAACTACTGAATCCAGACCTAAACGATTACCAAGTAGAGCACATTGCAAAACGGTTACAAGCCGATGTAGGGATGTCTGAAAATGACGCCGTTAGCTTTGCCGACATTTCATTGTTTGAAAAGTTACTCGATTGTAAAATCGTAGTGATGTACAGGGATGCTGTCAAAAAAGGGTACTCGTTTTTCCAAAACAGTACGATACCTCACGAAAAAACATTGTTCCTATTCCTGCATGAAAACCATTACTACGGTGTTAAAAACCTTAAGGCTGTGCTGGGTACCGGGTACGTTTGTTCTCACTGCTACGCGGGGTATAACGATGAGAATCATCATAAATGCGAGTACAGATGCAACGTTTGTCAGGATAACGATTGTCCCAAGCTTCCTAAAAATACGGTGCAATGTCAAGACTGTTTGAGGTTATGTAGAACACCGTATTGTTACGAAAAGCACAAGGTCAAAGACGACTCTGGTAAAAATTTGTGTGAAACTAGATTCTACTGTGCACAGTGTAACACCGTGCAGCACGGTAGAAAAGGGACCAGCAAACACAGTTGTCGCGCAAACCTATGCCGTCAATGCGGTGCTAAAGTAAACCCTGAATTTGAACACGAATGTTTTATAACGCCTCTAGAAAAGgaaaagaacaacaaaaagtacattttttacgATTTTGAAACCAATCAAGAGTCAGGAAATCACATCGCAAATTTTATATGTTGCAGTACTTTTAAGGGTAAAGTTTGGACGGCTGAAGGACCCGATTGTGTTTCAGCGTTTTTTAAACGCTACCGTAGAAAGAAATACAAAGGCTACACGTTCTTGGCGCACAACGCTAGAAGTTACGATTCGTACATTTTATTGAATCATTTGGTCCGAGAGGGGATCAACCCCGACATCATAGCGCAAGGTGGTAAAATATTGTGCTTTGAAGATGTCGAGTTCAGACAGAGATTCATAGAcagtctctcttttctccctatGAAGCTGAGCGCGATTCCCAAGGCTATGGGATTCAAGAatgaaaaaaagggttattttCCTCATTTCTGGAACACTCTTGAAAACCAGAATTACATCGGCCCATACCCGGCAGCCAAATATTACGGTGTAGACACCATGATGGATAAAGAGAGACAAGAGTTTTTTGAATGGTACAATACTCTGTCTGGCAAGGTGTTTGACCTCAGAAAAGAGTTGGCCGATTATTGCGTGAATGACGTTCACATTCTCAGAAAGGGGTGTTTAGCATTCAGGGAGCAGATAATGAGCGGTACGGGTGTAGATCCTTTCAAATGCATCACCATAGCCAGCGTCTGTTTGAAAATCTTTAGAACACATTTTCTGACGGACAATACCTTGGCTATACCACCGCATGATGATTATATCAGCAGACAGAAGTCGTTCTCAAACTCTGCTATTCAATGGCTCGAGTACCTCTCAGACAGAGGGAAAATTCCGATTCGACACGCTCTCAACGAAGGTGAAGTTcaaatgggtcaatattttttagaCGGTTATTTTACCGACGGCCACACGCAAAATGCTTTCGAGTTCTTAGGATGCTTTTTTCACGGATGTGATAAATGTTTCCCTGCAAACGCGCGTCACCCTCTAAGTAAAATTGGACAAACCTTCGAAGATGTTAAACAACACTCTTtgcaaaaaattaagaatttgCAAAACATCTACAATATGCACGTTACAACAATCTGGGAACACGAGTGGAACGAAATGAAAAGGACAGATCAGGACGTAATAGCGTTTCTCAAACGTTTTGACTTTCCCGAGCGTTTGAAACCGAGACAAGCTCTTTTTGGCGGCCGTACAAACGCGTTACATTTACATTACGTAGCTCAGCCCGGAGAGAGAATCGATTATTACGATTTTACATCGTTATACCCCTACGTAAACAAGACAAAAAACTACCCCGTAGGTCACCCAACCATCATTTTCCGCGATTTTGAACCGTTGGAAAATTATTTCGGCCTCTTCAGAATAAAAATTTTACCCCCTAGGGGCCTTTGGGCCCCCGTTCTCCCTTATAGGGTGAAAAACAAGCTTTTGTTCCCTCTGTGTAGGGTGTGTGCCGAGTTACAACAGCAGCAATGTTGTAAACATGCTGACGAGGAGAGGGCTCTTACGGGTAGTTGGTGTAGCGTGGAGGTTATGAAGGCTCTCGAAAAAGGCTACAGAGTGTTGAAAGTTTTCGAAATCTGGCACTTTCCTAAACAGACGCATGATTTGTTTGCCGGATACATCAACAGGTTTCTCAAGACAAAACAGGAGAGCTCAGGTTACCCGTCTTGGGTAAAGGACGAATCTGATCAAAAAGAATACGTTAAAAGGTACAAGGAAAACGAAGGCATAGAACTCGATCCGTCTCGCATAGAGGTTAACCAGGCCAAGAGATCTGTGGCAAAGTTGGCGTTGAATTCTTTGTGGGGTAAGATGTGTCAGAGGTCTGATAGGATTAATACTTGTCTAATCAGCGATCCCAACCAATTTCTAGAGTTCATGTTCTCGGACACGTACGACGTCAGTCACTTTTCTTTTCCGAACCGTCAGATGGCGCTGGTTCAGTGGCGTTACGCAGACACCAGATTCATCAAACCGAGTAAAGCTAACGTGTTTATCGGAATATTCACTACCGCTTACGCTAGACTCGAGCTGTACAAGCTGATAGATGGTCTGCAACAAAGATGTCTCTATACGGATACAGACTCTGTCATTTTCAAAAGTAAAGATGGCGATTGGATGCCCCCCCTAGGCGATTACTTAGGCGAGTTAACGAGTGAATTGGATCACGGAGATCATATTGTGGAATTTGTCAGCTCTGGACCAAAGTCCTACGGTTATCGAACTCGTTATGGGAAGACTGTAATGAAGGTAAAGGGTATAACGTTAAACTATACCAACGCCAAAATTGTGAATCTGAGCTCTTTGATAGATCTGGTTGACAAAAGTGTGAAAAGCCCCGACTGTACCGACGAAATTATGACGTCCAACAATCAAATCGTCAGAGATAAAAGAGGTTTTCACTTGAAAAACAAATCACAAACTAAACGTTTCCGAGTAGTGTACGATAAACGCGTTCTATTACCGGATAGCGCCACAATTCCTTACGgatattaa
- the LOC125803858 gene encoding uncharacterized protein LOC125803858 isoform X3, giving the protein MESELCNNSTFSNYQCNETPGVNYIQKPPTPYELTAETRSSSPIYITDTPPNSSTIPGCDSPAYANNDVILNSPSYSPTIPNRESDQQSPAKGYQYSHNDTLSDSDVNANDDLRDDLRDLRHLHKSVSLTFKKLMRVKTHGSRVQSKHVHALCKKRVSLYMNQCTTLLNKHHV; this is encoded by the exons ATGGAGTCTG agTTATGTAATAATTCAACGTTCAGCAACTATCAATGCAACGAAACACCAGGGGTCAATTATATCCAAAAACCTCCAACTCCATAcg aacTGACTGCTGAAACAAGAAGCAGCAGTCCCATTTACATCACTGATACTCCACCCAACAGCTCCACAATTCCAG GGTGTGATTCTCCTGCGTATGCCAATAACG atgtaATCCTGAACTCTCCATCCTACTCTCCAACAATCCCTA ATCGTGAATCTGATCAACAATCCCCTGCGAAAGGTTATCAGTACAGCCATAATGACACGCTTTCCG ATTCCGATGTTAACGCCAATGATGATCTGAGGGACGATCTACGCGATCTACGCCACCTTCACAAGTCTGTGTCTTTGACGTTCAAGAAACTCATGCGCGTGAAAACACACGGGTCAAGAGTTCAAAGTAAGCATGTTCATGCATTGTGTAAGAAACGTGTGAGCCTTTATATGAATCAATGTACTACCCTACTCAATAAACACCATGTCTAG
- the LOC125803858 gene encoding uncharacterized protein LOC125803858 isoform X2 yields MESELCNNSTFSNYQCNETPGVNYIQKPPTPYELTAETRSSSPIYITDTPPNSSTIPGCDSPAYANNGNQSPYNVILNSPSYSPTIPNRESDQQSPAKGYQYSHNDTLSDSDVNANDDLRDDLRDLRHLHKSVSLTFKKLMRVKTHGSRVQSKHVHALCKKRVSLYMNQCTTLLNKHHV; encoded by the exons ATGGAGTCTG agTTATGTAATAATTCAACGTTCAGCAACTATCAATGCAACGAAACACCAGGGGTCAATTATATCCAAAAACCTCCAACTCCATAcg aacTGACTGCTGAAACAAGAAGCAGCAGTCCCATTTACATCACTGATACTCCACCCAACAGCTCCACAATTCCAG GGTGTGATTCTCCTGCGTATGCCAATAACGGTAATCAATCTCCATACA atgtaATCCTGAACTCTCCATCCTACTCTCCAACAATCCCTA ATCGTGAATCTGATCAACAATCCCCTGCGAAAGGTTATCAGTACAGCCATAATGACACGCTTTCCG ATTCCGATGTTAACGCCAATGATGATCTGAGGGACGATCTACGCGATCTACGCCACCTTCACAAGTCTGTGTCTTTGACGTTCAAGAAACTCATGCGCGTGAAAACACACGGGTCAAGAGTTCAAAGTAAGCATGTTCATGCATTGTGTAAGAAACGTGTGAGCCTTTATATGAATCAATGTACTACCCTACTCAATAAACACCATGTCTAG